The following is a genomic window from Moorella sp. Hama-1.
CAACTCCCTGGTGGCCTGCTTTGATGAAGGCGTTTCCGAGGGGCTGGTCCGGGAGATTGCTAAGGAAAAGCCCTTGCGGGTGGTGTTCCGGGACAACTCTTTTGCCGATGACGCGGCGCGGATTAACGTAGAGGAGCTTTTTAAGATGCTTTCCCCCACCACCGAGATAAAGGTTATTTAGGCAGGTGAAAGGTATTGAAGCTAAAGTTTAAAATCCAGCAGTTCCAGACCGACGCGGTTAACGCCGCAGTAGACTGCTTTGCCGGGCAGCCCAACGAGCAGTCCCTATTCACTTTGGATATGGGACAGCTAAAATCCGGCCCGCAGATGGGTATTTCTTATGAAGTTACCGGGTTCAGGAACAGGCCCATCGAGCTCACGCCGGAGGAGGTCTTTGATAATATCAGAAAAGTACAAGCTAGAGACGGCCTGAAAATATCTCCTAAATTGGAAGGTAAATATAACCTGACAGTGGAGATGGAGACGGGAACGGGGAAGACCTACGTCTATATCAAGACCATGTTTGAGCTGTTTAAGAAATACGGCTGGGGCAAATATATCGTAGTGGTCCCCTCCATCGCCATCAGGGAAGGGGTCAAAAAGTCCTTTGAGATAACAGAAGAGCACTTCATGGAGCAGTACGGCCGTAAGGCCCGCTATTTCATCTACAATTCCCGGCAGCTCCACAAGATCGACCAGTTTGCCAGCGATCCGGGGATCAACGTAATGATCATCAATACCCAGGCTTTTAACGCCCGCGGCAAAGACGCCCGCAGGATTTACATGGAGCTGGACGAGTTTCAGTCCCGGATGCCCATAGATGTCATTGCCCAGGCCAACCCCATTTTAATCATCGACGAACCCCAGTCAGTAGAGGGTGAAAAGACGGTAGAGGCCCTAAAGCTTTTTAAGCCTTTATTCACTGTCCGCTACTCGGCTACTCACCGGCACGAGTATAACAAGGTTTACCGGCTGGACGCCCTGGATGCCTACAATAAAAAGCTGGTCAAGAAGATTAATGTTAAGGGCATCACCGTAAAAGGAACTACCGGGACCGACGGCTACCTTTATCTGGGAGAGATAAATGTCAGCCAGAAACACTATCCCCTGGCCCGCCTGGAGTTTGAAAGAAAGACCCGCTCCGGTATAAGGCGGGAATTGAGACGGGTTTCGATAAACGATAACCTGTACGAATTATCCGGCGGTCTCGAACAATACAGGGGCTATATTGTATCCGAGATTAACGGGGCAAAAAATACCATCGAATTTGCCAATGGGGTTTCTTTGTCTGCCGGAGATGTCCAGGGGGACGTCAACGAGCTGACCCTGCGCCGGATCCAGATCCGGGAGACCATCAAGTCCCACCTGGAAAAAGAACGGAACTTATTTTACCGGGGCATCAAGGTGCTCTCCCTGTTCTTTATCGACGAGGTGGCCAAATACAGGCAGTACGACAAAAACGGAAACAAGCGCAATGGTGAATATGCCCGGATCTTTGAAGAAGAGTACCGGATGCTGGTGGAGGAATACTTGAGAAATACAGATGATCAAGACCGGTATGCTAACTATTTGAGGCAGATAGATGTAGAAAAGACCCATAACGGCTACTTTGCCATTGATAAACAGGGACGGATGACCAATCCAAAAGTAAAAGCCAGGGAGACTGATTCAGAAGACGAGGACGCCTACAATTTGATTATGAAGGACAAGGAAGGGCTTTTAAGCTTTTCCGAGCCGACACGCTTTATCTTCTCCCATTCGGCTTTAAAGGAAGGTTGGGACAACCCCAATGTTTTTCAGATCTGTACCTTAAAGCACAGTGACTCCACCATTAAAAAACGGCAGGAAGTGGGAAGAGGCCTCCGGTTGTGCGTAAACCAGGATGGCGAAAGGATCGACGACTCGGTGCCGGGTATTGATGTGCACGAGGTCAATGTTCTCTCCGTTGTGGCCAGCGAATCCTACGAGACCTTTGCCAGGGAACTACAGAAGGAGATCGCCGAGACCCTTTCCGATCGCCCCCACAAGGTGGATATTCAGTTTTTCCTGGATAAAGTCCTGACTAACGAAAGGGAAGAAGAGATCCGGATCGATGAGCGGCTGGCCCGGAAGCTTTATCAAACTTTTGTTAGAAACAACTATATTGACGAAGAGGATAACCTGACTGAGGGCTATCACCAGGCGGCAGAAAAAGGGGAAATCACCCTCCCGGAGGAGTTAAAGGAACATCAACAGGCCGTTATAGATCTGGTGAGCACTGTTTACAGCGAAACTGATTCTCGGCTGGTTCATAACGAGCGCAACAAAAATGTGGAGTTGAAGTTAAATGATAACTTTTATAAAGAAGAGTTTCAAAAACTGTGGCAGAAGATTAACGTCAAAACGGCTTACATAGTTAAGTTTGAAACAGAAGAGTTGGTTGAAAGGTGCATAAACGCCCTGGATACTCGTTTGAGGATAGCGGATATATCTTATCAAATAAAGGACGGAGTATTAGAAACCATTGACTCTAAAGAGCAATTAGAAAAGGGCGAGGGCTTTGTAGTTAGAGAAGCGGAAACAGGTAAGGTGCATGGGGAAGTTACTTCGGGTGTTCGTTACGACCTGGCAGGTAAGCTCATGAGTGAGACCGGATTGACCCGGAAGACCATCGTAAAAATCTTGACGGGGGTAAAACAGGAAACCTTTGATCTTTTTAAAAAGAACCCGGAAGAGTTTATTATAAAGGCTGCCAGAATCATTAACGAAGAAAAGGCCACTACCATCATCGAACGGACTACGTACGATCCTACCAACGAGACTTATAACACGGATATTTTTACCCAAAACACCCTGAAGGGTATGCTTGGCGATAATGCCTTGCCGGTTAGCAAGCATGTCTATAATTATGTGATCACAGATTCCAATACAGAAAAAAAGTTCGCCCGGGATCTGGATACCAGCAAGGAAGTCTGTGTCTATGCCAAGCTGCCCAGGGGCTTTTTCATCCCGACACCTGTAGGAAACTATAACCCCGACTGGGCCATTGTGTTTGAAGAAAATAAGGTAAAACATGTGTATTTTATTGCCGAAACCAAAGGCAGCATGGCTTCTCTGGAACTAAGAAAAATTGAAGAGGCCAAAATATACTGCGCCAGGAAACATTTTGAAAAAATCAGCAACAACAGCGTCAAGTATGACGTAGTCGAGAATTATGAAAAGTTATTGGAGATAGTAAGGTGAATGTCTAATCTAGAATCAAGGAAGGGCTGAATAGCAATGGCTGTCTCGGATTTCCGGAATTTAATGCTTCCTTTGAGCTAATGATGGAGAAGGAATACATCGCCGGATGGCGAATTATACCTTCAGAGTAAGTTTTAGCTATGCCTTGAGCTGCCATTTTTATTGGCACTGTGAATAGATAACTTATAAGGTACCCAAAATATCATAAGCATAGTTGGGTGGGAGGTGACTGGATGATCCATGCTATTGAAGCTTTGAACTTTCGCTGCCTGCATTATGTACGGCAACAACTCCGTTCTTTCAATGTACTAGTCGGACCCAACGCCAGTGGTAAGACGACGTTTCTGGATACAGTAGCTTTCCTTGGCGATCTACTTTCAAATGGATTAGAAGCTGCAGTCCAGCAACGTACCAGTAACTTTCGTGATTTGGTTTGGCTGCAGGGCGAGCGGCCCCTGGAAATCGCCGTCAATTTCATCATCCCTGAAAAACGGCGTCGGCTTACGCTCTACAAGGATTACGACGTGTGCCGCTATGAGATATCCGTTGGTCTAGACGGGGATACAGGTGAGATATCCATTTCAGGTGAAAAGGTACTACTGAAAAAATTAGAGCCTGCGACTCCTCTTCAACTGGAGTTTTTCCCCATGCAGCCACCAATACCAGA
Proteins encoded in this region:
- a CDS encoding type III restriction-modification system endonuclease is translated as MKLKFKIQQFQTDAVNAAVDCFAGQPNEQSLFTLDMGQLKSGPQMGISYEVTGFRNRPIELTPEEVFDNIRKVQARDGLKISPKLEGKYNLTVEMETGTGKTYVYIKTMFELFKKYGWGKYIVVVPSIAIREGVKKSFEITEEHFMEQYGRKARYFIYNSRQLHKIDQFASDPGINVMIINTQAFNARGKDARRIYMELDEFQSRMPIDVIAQANPILIIDEPQSVEGEKTVEALKLFKPLFTVRYSATHRHEYNKVYRLDALDAYNKKLVKKINVKGITVKGTTGTDGYLYLGEINVSQKHYPLARLEFERKTRSGIRRELRRVSINDNLYELSGGLEQYRGYIVSEINGAKNTIEFANGVSLSAGDVQGDVNELTLRRIQIRETIKSHLEKERNLFYRGIKVLSLFFIDEVAKYRQYDKNGNKRNGEYARIFEEEYRMLVEEYLRNTDDQDRYANYLRQIDVEKTHNGYFAIDKQGRMTNPKVKARETDSEDEDAYNLIMKDKEGLLSFSEPTRFIFSHSALKEGWDNPNVFQICTLKHSDSTIKKRQEVGRGLRLCVNQDGERIDDSVPGIDVHEVNVLSVVASESYETFARELQKEIAETLSDRPHKVDIQFFLDKVLTNEREEEIRIDERLARKLYQTFVRNNYIDEEDNLTEGYHQAAEKGEITLPEELKEHQQAVIDLVSTVYSETDSRLVHNERNKNVELKLNDNFYKEEFQKLWQKINVKTAYIVKFETEELVERCINALDTRLRIADISYQIKDGVLETIDSKEQLEKGEGFVVREAETGKVHGEVTSGVRYDLAGKLMSETGLTRKTIVKILTGVKQETFDLFKKNPEEFIIKAARIINEEKATTIIERTTYDPTNETYNTDIFTQNTLKGMLGDNALPVSKHVYNYVITDSNTEKKFARDLDTSKEVCVYAKLPRGFFIPTPVGNYNPDWAIVFEENKVKHVYFIAETKGSMASLELRKIEEAKIYCARKHFEKISNNSVKYDVVENYEKLLEIVR